In Saimiri boliviensis isolate mSaiBol1 chromosome 12, mSaiBol1.pri, whole genome shotgun sequence, one genomic interval encodes:
- the PHYHIPL gene encoding phytanoyl-CoA hydroxylase-interacting protein-like produces MEVPRLDHALNSPTSPCEEVIKNLSLEAIQLCDRDGNKSQDSGIAEMEELPVPHNIKISNITCDSFKISWEMDSKSKDRITHYFIDLNKKENKNSNKFKHKDVPTKLVAKAVPLPMTVRGHWFLSPRTEYTVAVQTASKQVDGDYVVSEWSEIIEFCTADYSKVHLTQLLEKAEVIAGRMLKFSVFYRNQHKEYFDYVGEHHGNAMQPSVKDNSGSHGSPISGKLEGIFFSCSTEFNTGKPPQDSPYGRYRFEIAAEKLFNPNTNLYFGDFYCMYTAYHYVILVIAPVGSPGDEFCKQRLPQLNSKDNKFLTCTEEDGVLVYHHAQDVILEVIYTDPVDLSLGTVAEITGHQLMSLSTANAKKDPSCKTCNISVGR; encoded by the exons GGAATAAATCACAAGACAGTGGCATTGCAGAGATGGAAGAACTTCCTGTACCACATAACATCAAAATAAGCAATATTACCTGTGACTCATTCAAGATTTCATGGGAAATGGATTCAAAATCAAAGGATCGCATTACACACTATTTCATTGACCTCAATAAGAAAGAGAACAAGAACTCTAATAAATTTAAACACAAG gATGTTCCCACAAAATTGGTGGCAAAAGCTGTTCCCTTGCCTATGACTGTCCGTGGACACTGGTTTTTAAGCCCAAGAACTGAATATACAGTGGCAGTTCAGACTGCCTCAAAACAAGTTGATGGTGATTATGTTGTGTCTGAATGGAGTGAAATTATAGAATTCTGCACCGCAG aCTATTCAAAAGTTCATCTAACACAGTTGTTGGAGAAGGCTGAAGTGATTGCAGGACGTATGcttaagttttctgttttttatcgTAATCAGCACAAAGAATATTTTGACTATGTTGg AGAACATCATGGGAATGCTATGCAGCCCTCTGTCAAGGATAACAGTGGTAGCCATGGCTCTCCTATCAGTGGAAAATTAGAAGGCATCTTCTTCAGCTGCAGCACTGAATTCAATACTGGAAAGCCACCCCAGGATTCACCTTATGGAAGATACAGGTTTGAGATTGCAGCAGAAAAACTTTTTAACCCCAATACTAACTTATACTTTGGGGACTTCTACTGTATGTACACTGCTTATCATTATGTGATTCTTGTTATTGCTCCTGTGGGATCACCAGGAGATGAATTTTGTAAGCAGCGCCTTCCTCAACTAAATTCTAAGGATAATAAATTTTTGACCTGTACAGAAGAAGATGGGGTGCTGgtttaccaccatgcccaggatgTCATTTTAGAAGTCATTTACACTGACCCTGTGGATCTTTCTCTGGGCACCGTGGCAGAAATCACTGGTCATCAGCTCATGAGTTTGTCTACTGCAAATGCAAAGAAAGATCCCAGCTGCAAAACCTGTAATATCAGTGTTGGACGTTAA